The Enterobacter asburiae genomic sequence GCCCGCGAAGCGCACCATCGCGTGGGCCTGATCCTCGTTTTCAACGGCAATCATCTCTGACGATCCGGCCTTCGCCGGGCGTTCAGGGACTACGATCTTCAGGTCGCCGCAGACCTCCTCGATATTCCCCACCAGGTACTGGGCCATATTGACGATGTGCGCCGCGAGGTCGCCCAGCGCCCCCAGCCCGGCGGTCTCTTTAAAGCAGTGCCAGTGAATGGGCGACAGCGGGTCGGCCATATAGTCTTCGTTGTGGGTGCCGTAGAAGTGGATCACCTCGCCAATCTCGCCGCGCGCGATAATCTCCTTCGCCAGTTGCGCCGTCGGGTTCTTCATGTAGTTGAACCCCACCAGCGTTTTCACCCCGGCCCGCTTCGCGGCGTCGACCATCTCGCGCGCGTCGTGGGCGTTAAGCGCCAGCGGCTTCTCCGAGTAGACGTGCTTGCCGTGGCGGATCGCCTCCAGCGCCATCTCTTTATGCAGGTGGTTGGGTGAACAAATATCCACCACGTCAATGGCCGGGTCGGCCACCAGCGCCCGCCAGTCCCCGGTGTAGCGGCTGAAGCCAAACGCCTGCGCGCGCTCTGCCGCCAGCTCCGGCGTGACTTCCGCCACCATCTCGCGCACCAGCCTGCCGCGCAGGTTGAACACCGTCGGGGCCTGGGCATAGGCGATAGCGTGCGCCTTGCCGATATACCCGGTGCCAATTAATCCAATACGAACCTCTTTCATCGTGATCCTCACAGTGCGCCGCGACGGCTTTTGGCATAGGTATCGAATGCCACCGCCAGAACGATAATTAATCCGGTGATAATCTGCTGGTAGTAGGCCGAGACGTTCATCAGCACCAGGCCGTTAATCAGAATGCCCATGATGATGGAGCCGATAATGGTGCCGCCGATGCGCCCGTAGCCGCCCATCAGCGAGGTGCCGCCGATCACCACCGAGGCGATGACGCGCAGCTCAAAGGAGATCCCGGCCACCGCCTCGGCGCTCCCCAGACGCGCGCTCAGGATGAAGCCCGCCAGCCCCGCCAGACAGCCGATCAGCACGTAGACGCTGACCAGCACGCGCTTGACGTTCACCCCCGCCAGGCGCGCCGCCTCCGGGTTGCCGCCGATGGCGTAGACGAAGCGGCCCCAGCGGGTTTTATGCAGCGCCAGATAGCCGCCGACGGCGACGATGGCGAAGATCCAGATAGGAATGGAGATGCCGAGCAGCTCCCCGCGTCCCCACCAGCGGTAGCCAGGGTCGAAACCGGCAATCGGCGCGCCGTCGTTAATCACCAGCGTCAGGCCGCGCCAGATAGTCATGCCGCCGAGGGTAACGATGAACGGCGGCAGGCGCAGGCGGGTGACGCCCAGGCCGTGCAGGAAGCCAATCGCCGTGCCCATGGCCAGACAAATCCCCAGCCCGATCAGCCAGCTCATGCCGCCCCAGGCGTTCGGGTCGACGGTGGTGAAGTTGTCACCTTTGATCACGTACGCCGCGGTCATGGCGCACACCGCCAGAATGGAGCCCACGGAGAGGTCGATCCCGGCGGTCAGAATGACGAAGGTCATCCCCACGGCCATGATCCCGTAGATAGACACTTCGGTCAGGATGTTGAAAATATTGCGTTCAGAGAAAAAGTTGCTGTTCTGCGACTGGAAGAAGATCAGCAGCAGGATCATGAAAATCAGCACCCCGAAGCGCTCGAAGAAGGCGATGGGGTCGATGCGTCCGGCGCGTTTGACCGGGGCCTGCGTTTTAGAAATCATCTGCGTCATGAGAAACTCCGTTATGCCGCGTTCAGGGCGTTGTGGTTGATGGCCATCATCGTCATCAGCCGTTCTTCGTTAGCGTCGTCGCCGTGGATCTCGCCGGTCACCCGGCCTTCGCTGAGGGTGATGATCCGGTCGGACACCGCCATCACTTCAGGCAGATCGGAGGAGATCACGATCACCGCCACGCCCTTTTTCGCCATGTCAAACAGCACCTGGTGCACTTCCGATTTGGTCCCCACGTCGATGCCGCGCGTCGGCTCATCGACGATCAGCACCCGCGGGTTAAGCGCCATGCAGCGCGCGAGGATCACTTTTTGCTGGTTGCCGCCGGAGAGCTTGCGCACCTCCTGCGCGCTGTTGACCATTTTGATCTGCAGCGCCTTGCGGTAGGACTCAATCAGATCGTCCTCTTTTCGGGTGTTTACGAACCAGCGCTACTGCAGCAGCGAGGAGAGGCAGGAGAGCGACAGGTTGTCGCGAATCGACAGTCCCAGCACCGCCCCCTCTTTTTTGCGGTCTTCCGGCACCAGCGCCACGCCCTGATCGAGGGCATACAGCGGGTCGCGCGGCTGGTACGGCACGCCGTCCAGCTCAAAGCTCCCGGAGGTAAACGCATCTGCGCCAAACAGGCAGCGGGCCACTTCGGTACGTCCCGCGCCCACCAGGCCGGCAATGCCTAAGACTTCCCCGGCGTGGACGTGGAAGCTGATGTCGTGCAGGGCGATGCCGTGCGGATCCAGCGGCGGCTTTTCGCGGCTCAGCCCCTTCACCGCCAGGCGGACGGGTTTGTCTTCATGATGCGTTTCGCTGGCGGGACGACGGTTAAAGGCCACGTCGCGTCCGACCATCAGGCGGATCAGCTGTTCGACGTTGGTCTCCGCCACCGCGCCGGTGCCGGTGAAGCGGCCGTCCTGGAAAACGGTAAAACGATCGCAGAGCTGGAAAACTTCGTGCAAACGATGGGTAACGTAAATAATGCTCACGCCGCGGTTTTTAAGCTCCCGCACCACGCGGTGCAGGCTTTCCACCTCGCTGTCGCTCAGCGCGGCGGAAGGTTCGTCCATAATGATTAACCGGGCGTTGAGGGTCAGCGCCCGTGCGATCTCCACCATCTGCTGCTGGGCCACGCTCAGACGGGCGACAGGCGTGGTCGACGCAACGTTCAGCTGGAGGTAATCGAGAATGACCTGCGCCTCCTGGTTGACCGCCCTTTCGTCGACGATCAGGTTACGCCTGCGCGGCTCGCGGCCGAGAAACATGTTTTCCGCGACGGTCATGTTGGGCAGCAGGTTGAACTCCTGATAGATGGTGATAATGCCCTTGTTCTGGCGCGCCACCGGGGAGTCGTCCACCGGCAGCGTTTCGCCGTTGAACCAGATATCCCCGCGCGTTTGCGGCTGCGCACCCGCGAGCGCCTTCAGCAGCGTGGATTTTCCCGCCCCGTTTTCCCCCAGCAGGGCGTGAATTTCTCCGCTGCCGACGGTCAGCTGAGCGCTGCTCAGCGCCCAGACGCCGGAAAAGCTTTTTGCCAGGTCGGTCACTTTCAGTAAGGGTTGCGACATCAGTCTGCTCCTCCTCATGATGAGCCGCCAGAGGCGGCTCGGGACATATTAGTTACCGGCCTCACCGATACGCTCAGCCTGCTGCAGGTTCTCTTTGGTGATCAGCGTCGGCGGATAGTCGGCCCCGGTGATGGCTTTCTTCTCGCGCACGTTGGCCACCAGCTGGCTCATCGCCGTCTGCACCGCAAAGCCCGGGCGCTGATCCGCCGTTACCGCCAGCCAGCCGTCGCGCACGCGGGCCAGCGCTTCCGGCACCGCATCAAACCCGGTCACGAGGATTTCACCCGGCTTCACGCCCTGGCTCTGCAGCGCTTCAATCGCGCCCAGCGCCATATCGTCGTTGGCGGAGAGGATCACCTGCGGACGTTTCGGCAGCGAAGGCAGAACGCTTTCAACGATGCGCATCCCTTCAGAACGCATCCAGTTGCCGGTCTGATCGGCGACGATCTTGTATTTATCCCCGCCCGCCTTCAGGCTGTCGCGGATCCCTTTGGTGCGTTCAATATTGGAAGAGGAGCCCGGCTGACCGGTGAGGAGAATGATGTCCGCGCCGTTGGGGAATTTGGTTTTAACGAAGTCGCCAACCGCCTGGCCGCCCTTGTAGTTGTTGGCGCCAAAGTGCGGCACTTTCTTCTGGCTGTCGACGGAGCGGTCAAGGGTGACGATCGGCAGCTTCGCATCCTGAATTTCATCCACCGCGCTGGAGACCGCGTTGACGTCGTTCGGGGAGACGATAAAGCCCTGCGCCCCACGGGTGATGGCGTTTTCAAGGTCAGCCACCTGCTTCGGCGAGCTGCCCTGCCCGTCCAGCACCTGAAGCTTCACGCCCATCTCTTTTGCGGCTTTCACCGCCGTGCGCTGCATGTGAACTTCAAACGGCATGGCCAGGTTTGGCGTACTGAAAACGATTTGCTCGTTTTCGGCGAGGGCGGCCCCGGACGTCATGGCGATGAGGGCGGCTACGATCAGTTTTTTCATTATTATGTCTCTCTGTGTAGGGTTGTTGTGTTTAGAGGACGATCTCGCGCTGGCTGCGCAGTGACTCCAGCGCTTTATCCGCAAGGTACAGCGCACGTTCACCATCATCGCCGCTGCAGTCAGGCACCGCTTCGCCGCGCAGGACCGCAACAAAGTGTTCCCATTCCGCGGCGTAAGCGGATTTGTAGCGCTGCAGGAAGAAGTGTTCCGGCAGCGCGCTGGTGCAGCCCTGTTTGCCGTAGTGCTGCACCTGGTTTTCAAGAATGTTGCCCGCGCACAGCAGCCCTTCGGAGCCGTGCAGCTCCAGTCGCTGGTCGTAGCCGTAAGATGAACGGCGGCTGTTGACGATGGTTGCCATCGCGCCGGAGGCGTATTTCAGAACGATAAACGCGGTATCGATATCCCCCGCCTCGCCAATCGCCGGATCCACCAGGTTGCTGCCCTGGGCATACACCGACACCGGCTCTTCGCCCATGATGAAGCGGGCCATGTCAAAGTCATGAATGGTCATATCGCGGAACATGCCGCCGGAGACGCGCACGTACTCCGCAGGCGGCGGAGACGGGTCGCGAGAGATGATCAGCAGCGATTCCGGTTTGCCGATGCGCCCGGCCTGGGCTTCGGTTTTCACGCGGCGAAATTGCGGGTCAAAGCGGCGGTTGAAGCCAATAAACAGCGGTACGTCGTACTCTTTGACTACCTTCAGGCAGTCGCGCACGCGGGCGAGGTCAAGATGTACCGGCTTTTCGCAGAAGATGGCCTTGCCGTGGCGGGCGGCCATTTCAATCAGATCCGCGTGGGTATCGGTGGCGGAGGCAATCAGCACGGCGTGAACGTTAGGGTCGGTCATCGCCTCGTTCAGGCTCTGCTGGCGGGCCTGATACTGCGCGGCGAGACGGGTGGCAAATTCCTGATTCGGGTCAACCACGGACCAGAGCGTGGTCGCGCCGTGGCTGGCGATGTTAGCTGCATGTACCTGGCCAATTCGGCCAGCGCCCAGTAAAGCAATGTTAAACATAACGGCTCCCGGTGTTGGTGAATGCTGTGAACTAACGACCCTATAAATAAAACATTTATTTCATTTTTATAAATAGTGAAAATTATATTTTTGAGTGCGGGTTAACACTTTTGAGATGAATGAGATAAATTTTGTTATCAATCTCACAACATGGAAGGACGTGCGGCAACTCCCCTCACCCCGGCCTTCTCCCCAATGGGGCGAGGGTGAAAAGCGCGCACCAAACTATCCCCTCTCCCCTTTGGGGAGAGGGTTAGGGTGAGGGGAAAATGAAATGAAAATTTCGTTACGAAGAGAAAACTCAATACTGGCGGGCTATTTTCACCTGCGCCTGCGTTTGCTCCGCAGCCTCACGCACGGCAGAAGACTCTGCCACCTGCGCATCACCGGTTCGCCACCACGAGGCGTAGTCGTGGGTCATTGTCTTCGGCAGCACCTTGATGTCCAGCAGCGTCGGGCCCGGATGCGCCCGTGATGCCTCCAGCGCCGCCAGCAGGCTTTGCTCATCGTTCACCCGCCATGCGCGGCAGCCGTAGCTTTCCGCGTTTTGTGCAAAGTCGACCTTCACCAGCGGCCCGTCAAGCCGCCCGGTTTCCGGGTTGCGCCGACGGTTTTCCGTGCCAAAGCTGCCCATGCCGTGCCCCATCTGCAGGTTGTTAATGCAGCCGAAGCTGGCATTATCAAACAGCAGAACGGTGATCTTAATACCCTCCTGAACGGCGGTTTGCAGCTCGGAGTGCAGCATCATGTAGGAGCCATCCCCCACCATGGCGTACACCGGCAGCTCGGGTCTGGCGAGCTTCGCGCCGAGAGCTGCCGCGATCTCGTAGCCCATGCAGGAGTAGCCGTACTCCAGGTGATAGCTGTCCGGCGTTTTGACCTGCCAGAGGCGCTGTAAATCGCCCGGCAGCGAACCGGCCGCGCCCACCACGATGGCGTTATCTTCAGTATGCTGGTTGATCAGCCCCAGCACCCGCGTCTGGGTCAGGCGGGTGTTGAGCGTCTCGCCGTATTCCGCCAGCTGCGCATCCAGGTGCCCCGCCACTTCGGGCGCGTCGTCAGGACGCCACTGGCGATCCCACAGGCGGCGGCACTCGTCGCGCCAGGCGGACTTCGCCTGAGCGATCGCCTCTCCCCAGCCGCTGCGATAATCCCCGAGCGCGTGGGTCAATGCCTGGAGCCCGGTTTGGGCATCGGCAATCAGCGCGGTGGCGTCCAGCTTCAGGGCGTCAAACTCGGCCACGTTCAGCAGCAGAAACTCAACGTCCGGGTGGGAAAAGAGCGCCTTGGAGCCGGTAGTAAAGTCGGTCAGGCGCGTGCCGATGCCGATCACTAAATCCGCCTGCGGTGCGAGCCGGTTGGCGGCCATTCCGCCAGTTACCCCTACGCCGCCCAGGTTAAGTGGGTGGTCACTTACCAGCGCCCCCTTTCCGGCCTGGGTTTCGGCAAACGGCAGCCGCAGCGTCTCGACAAACTCGCGAAACGCCTCATGCGCGCCGGAATAGCGCACGCCGCCGCCGCATACCACCAGCGGACGACGCTTGCGGGCGATCAGCGCCCGCGCCTGCGCCAGACGCTGCGGATCGGGCGGACGACGCTCAATATGGTGCACGCGACGCGCGAAGAAGCTCAGCGGGTAGTCCCAGGCCTCCCCCTGCACGTCCTGCGGCAGACAAATGGTCACCGCGCCGGTATTGGCGGGGTCAGTAAGCGTTCGCATCGCGCTTAGCATCGCGCTCATCAACTGCTCGGGGCGGTTGATGCGGTCCCAGTAGCGGGAGACCGGACGGAAGCAGTCGTTGGTGCTGATGCTGAGATCGTGATACTGCTCGATCTGCTGTAGCACCGGGTCCGGCTGGCGGCTTGCATAGATATCGCCCGGCAGCAGTAAAAGCGGGATACGGTTTGCGGTGGCGGTTGCCGCCGCCGTGACCATATTGGCGGCGCCCGGCCCGACGGAGGAGGTGACGGCAAAAATACGCTGGCGGCGGTGCTGTTTGGCGAATCCCGTCGCCATATGGGCGATACCCTGCTCGTTGCAGCCCTGCATGATGTGCAGATGACCGGGGTCCTGCTCCAGCGCCTGGCCGATACCGAGCACGTTGCCGTGACCAAAGATGGTGGCTACGCCCTCCACGAAGGGCATTTCGTTACCGTCTACGCTGACGTACTGTTGATTGAGGAACCGGACCAGCGCCTGGGCCATGGTCATACGTTCGGTTTGCATAAAACCTCCTGTCAGCCCAGCGTCGGCATGGAGAACGCAGCGCCTGTCTCCTGCTGCATTTCCGGCCAGCGCGCGGTGATGGTTTTCATTCGGGTGTAAAAGCGCACGCCGTCGCTGCCGTGGACGTTGAGCGCGCCAAAAATCGAGCGCTTCCAGCCGCCGAAGCTGTGGAACGCCATCGGCACCGGGATCGGCACGTTGACCCCCACCATGCCCGCCTGCACCTCTTCGCAGAAGCGGCGCGCGCAGCCGCCGTCGCGGGTGAAGATCGCCGAGCCATTACCATATTCATGGCGGTTAATCAGATCCACCGCGCTGGCGTAATCTGCTACGCGCACCACAGAAAGCACCGGACCGAAGATCTCTTCTTTATAGATGGTCATCTCAGGAGTGACGTTATCGAATAGCGTCGGCCCGACGAAGTAGCCCTGCTCGTGGCCCTTCACGCTGAAGCCGCGACCGTCCACGCGCAGTTTTGCTCCCTGCGCTTCCCCGCTGTCGATGTAGCCCAGCACCTTGCTGCGATGCGCGGAGGAGATGAGCGGCCCCATTTCGTTTTCCGGCGACTGGTCCAGGCCCGGCCCGACGCGCAGCGCGGCAATCTGTTTCTCCAGCCGGGCGCAGAGGTCATCGGCGGTTTTATCCCCCACCGCCAGCACCACCGAGAGCGCCATGCAGCGTTCCCCCGCCGCGCCGTAGGCCGCGCCCATGATGGCGTTGGTCGCCATCTCCATGTCGGCGTCCGGCATCAGGATGCCGTGGTTTTTCGCGCCGCCCAGCGCCTGACAGCGCTTACCATGGGCGGACGCGGTCTGGTAAATGTATTCCGCAATCGGCGTGGAGCCGACAAAGCTCACCGCCTGCACGCGCGGGTCGGTCAGGAGCACGTCAACGGACTCTTTATCGCCCTGCACGACGTTGAACACGCCGTCCGGCAGGCCGGCCTCTTTCAGCAATTGCGCCAGCGCGAGCGCCAGAGAAGGATCTTTTTCCGACGGCTTCAGCACGAAGGTGTTGCCGGTCGCCAGCGCAATCGGGAACATCCACATCGGCACCATCGCCGGGAAGTTAAACGGCGTGATCCCGGCGCAGACGCCGAGCGGCTGCATCAGCGAGTGGCTGTCCACGCCCGTGCCGACGTTCGCCGAGTGTTCACCCTTTTGCAGATGCGGAATGCCGCAGGCAAATTCCACCACCTCCAGGCCGCGGGTCAGCTCGCCCACCGCGTCGGAGAAGACCTTGCCGTGCTCTTCGCTGATGATGCGGGCCAGGCGCTCCGTGTTCTCCTCCAGCAGCGCCTTGAAGCGGAACATCACGCGCGCGCGCTTCAGCGGAGCATGTCGCGCCCAGGCCGGAAACGCCTGCTGCGCGGCGGCAATCGCCTGTTCGGTTTCCTGCGCCGTACTCATCACCACCTGGCGGATCTGCTCGCCGGTGGCCGGGTTGAAGATCGCCTGAACGCGCTGGCCTGAACCGGTGACACATTCGCCGTGAATAAAATTCGCTACCGTCTCCATCCTTAACCTCTCGCTGTTGATACGTGACTGTTACCTGAACACTGTGTACTGAACACTATATATGAAACAAATATTCCATTTTAAGTTGAAATAAAATAAATGATGATTATTGTGATCACGGATGGATTTTTATGTTAACAGGCAACAACACTGACGCAGCGTGCGCTATTAAGGAATTTCGGGCGAGGAAATGACTGAAGTTTCTGTTTCATTTTTGCTGCCAGATGGATGGCCGACATTTAAAAGACGCGGTTTTGCGTTTAGAATCATAAGACTGTATTTGGGGGATAAGATGACGACAGCAACCAGCCTGAACGAACTGCAGCAGCAAATCCGCGATCGCTACGATAGCCTGAGCAAGAGGCTGCAGCAGGTCTCCCGCTATGTGCTGGATAACACCAACAGCGTGGCCTTTGATACGGTTGCCGTCATTGCCGAGCGCGCCGACGTGCCGCCTTCGACGCTGATCCGCTTTGCCAACGCCTTTGACTTCACCGGCTTCAACGAAATGAAACAGCTGTTTCGCATGAACCTGGTGGAGGAGACCGCCAGCTACAGCGACCGCGCCCGGCTGTTCCGCGAGATGGAGAGCGAGGCCGTGCCGGAAACGCCGCTCGATATCCTGCAGGAGTTTGCCCGCTCGAACGCCCAGGCGCTGCAGCAGCTGGCCGCCCGCGCCGAGCCGGAGATGCTGGAGCGCGCGGTACAACTGCTGGCCGACGCCGACACCATCTACATCGCCGGACTGCGGCGCTCCTTCAGCGTCGCCGCGTATCTGACCTACGCCCTGAGCCACCTCGAGTGCCGCCCTATCCTGCTCGACGGCATGGGCGGCATGCTGCGCGAGCAGATCAGCCGCATTAAGGCGCGCGACATTGTGGTGTCGATCAGCTTCTCGCCGTACGCGGAAGAGACGGTGATGGTCAGCGAAACCGCCGCCAGCGTTGGCGCGCGGCAGATTGTGATTACGGACAGCCAGATAAGCCCGCTGGCGACGTTCAGCGATCTCTGCTTTGTGGTGAAAGAGGCGCAGGTGGATGCGTTTCGCTCCCAGTCGGCGACGCTGTGCCTGGTGCAGTCGCTGGTGGTGGCGCTAGCGTATCGGCTAGGTGGCGGGGATAAATAGCCCACGGGACCGCTTAACAGGCCGGGTAACATAAAACCGCTACCCGGCATAATCGCTGTTTCAGGAGAACATCCGCCCGATCTTAGCGGTTTCCGATTTCAGGACACTCAGGATAGCTGACCGAAGCGAGGGCATTAAGACGTTGCCCCGTAATCTGTAACACCCGCAGTAAAAGCATAATGCCGCGGCGGGTATCAGGATCGTTGAGCATGGCAAACACCTGCCGAAGCGAAATATCCCCTTCCCGGTTAATTTGCTCTCCCCAGGCCATGCGTAGCGCAGTTCCCCCTTCTCAGCCGACGGTCACGACTCCTTCAAAAACGCCAGCCAGTTTTTCGACCATCGCGTTATCGGTCATTTCCAGCAGGTCTGCGACGACGATACTGGCCCAGAGCCCCATTTGCGCAACGGCCTGAACCCGTCCATTATATTGTCTTGCCGCCGCGTATTGATAAAAATGATCGCCCGCTTCGGCAAGGCCGGGGATTTTTTGTGTAAAAGGTGTTCAGCCGGTAGCAATAACCAGCAGGTCCCAGTCGTAATGTTGCTTACAGGCACCGTACAGTCGACGCTGCTTAAAATCGAAAATTCAATCCTGT encodes the following:
- a CDS encoding ABC transporter permease — encoded protein: MTQMISKTQAPVKRAGRIDPIAFFERFGVLIFMILLLIFFQSQNSNFFSERNIFNILTEVSIYGIMAVGMTFVILTAGIDLSVGSILAVCAMTAAYVIKGDNFTTVDPNAWGGMSWLIGLGICLAMGTAIGFLHGLGVTRLRLPPFIVTLGGMTIWRGLTLVINDGAPIAGFDPGYRWWGRGELLGISIPIWIFAIVAVGGYLALHKTRWGRFVYAIGGNPEAARLAGVNVKRVLVSVYVLIGCLAGLAGFILSARLGSAEAVAGISFELRVIASVVIGGTSLMGGYGRIGGTIIGSIIMGILINGLVLMNVSAYYQQIITGLIIVLAVAFDTYAKSRRGAL
- a CDS encoding helical membrane plugin domain-containing protein, coding for MAWGEQINREGDISLRQVFAMLNDPDTRRGIMLLLRVLQITGQRLNALASVSYPECPEIGNR
- a CDS encoding sugar ABC transporter substrate-binding protein is translated as MKKLIVAALIAMTSGAALAENEQIVFSTPNLAMPFEVHMQRTAVKAAKEMGVKLQVLDGQGSSPKQVADLENAITRGAQGFIVSPNDVNAVSSAVDEIQDAKLPIVTLDRSVDSQKKVPHFGANNYKGGQAVGDFVKTKFPNGADIILLTGQPGSSSNIERTKGIRDSLKAGGDKYKIVADQTGNWMRSEGMRIVESVLPSLPKRPQVILSANDDMALGAIEALQSQGVKPGEILVTGFDAVPEALARVRDGWLAVTADQRPGFAVQTAMSQLVANVREKKAITGADYPPTLITKENLQQAERIGEAGN
- the iolD gene encoding 3D-(3,5/4)-trihydroxycyclohexane-1,2-dione acylhydrolase (decyclizing): MQTERMTMAQALVRFLNQQYVSVDGNEMPFVEGVATIFGHGNVLGIGQALEQDPGHLHIMQGCNEQGIAHMATGFAKQHRRQRIFAVTSSVGPGAANMVTAAATATANRIPLLLLPGDIYASRQPDPVLQQIEQYHDLSISTNDCFRPVSRYWDRINRPEQLMSAMLSAMRTLTDPANTGAVTICLPQDVQGEAWDYPLSFFARRVHHIERRPPDPQRLAQARALIARKRRPLVVCGGGVRYSGAHEAFREFVETLRLPFAETQAGKGALVSDHPLNLGGVGVTGGMAANRLAPQADLVIGIGTRLTDFTTGSKALFSHPDVEFLLLNVAEFDALKLDATALIADAQTGLQALTHALGDYRSGWGEAIAQAKSAWRDECRRLWDRQWRPDDAPEVAGHLDAQLAEYGETLNTRLTQTRVLGLINQHTEDNAIVVGAAGSLPGDLQRLWQVKTPDSYHLEYGYSCMGYEIAAALGAKLARPELPVYAMVGDGSYMMLHSELQTAVQEGIKITVLLFDNASFGCINNLQMGHGMGSFGTENRRRNPETGRLDGPLVKVDFAQNAESYGCRAWRVNDEQSLLAALEASRAHPGPTLLDIKVLPKTMTHDYASWWRTGDAQVAESSAVREAAEQTQAQVKIARQY
- a CDS encoding MurR/RpiR family transcriptional regulator is translated as MTTATSLNELQQQIRDRYDSLSKRLQQVSRYVLDNTNSVAFDTVAVIAERADVPPSTLIRFANAFDFTGFNEMKQLFRMNLVEETASYSDRARLFREMESEAVPETPLDILQEFARSNAQALQQLAARAEPEMLERAVQLLADADTIYIAGLRRSFSVAAYLTYALSHLECRPILLDGMGGMLREQISRIKARDIVVSISFSPYAEETVMVSETAASVGARQIVITDSQISPLATFSDLCFVVKEAQVDAFRSQSATLCLVQSLVVALAYRLGGGDK
- a CDS encoding Gfo/Idh/MocA family protein, producing MKEVRIGLIGTGYIGKAHAIAYAQAPTVFNLRGRLVREMVAEVTPELAAERAQAFGFSRYTGDWRALVADPAIDVVDICSPNHLHKEMALEAIRHGKHVYSEKPLALNAHDAREMVDAAKRAGVKTLVGFNYMKNPTAQLAKEIIARGEIGEVIHFYGTHNEDYMADPLSPIHWHCFKETAGLGALGDLAAHIVNMAQYLVGNIEEVCGDLKIVVPERPAKAGSSEMIAVENEDQAHAMVRFAGGAQGVIETSRVACGRKMGLSYVITGTKGAISFTQERMAELKLYLHDDPVNRQGFSTLLVGPAHPDYAAFCMGAGHGIGFNDQKTVEVRDLVDGIAADAPMWPDFEEGWKVSRVLDAIALSHREGRWLNVNDIV
- a CDS encoding CoA-acylating methylmalonate-semialdehyde dehydrogenase → METVANFIHGECVTGSGQRVQAIFNPATGEQIRQVVMSTAQETEQAIAAAQQAFPAWARHAPLKRARVMFRFKALLEENTERLARIISEEHGKVFSDAVGELTRGLEVVEFACGIPHLQKGEHSANVGTGVDSHSLMQPLGVCAGITPFNFPAMVPMWMFPIALATGNTFVLKPSEKDPSLALALAQLLKEAGLPDGVFNVVQGDKESVDVLLTDPRVQAVSFVGSTPIAEYIYQTASAHGKRCQALGGAKNHGILMPDADMEMATNAIMGAAYGAAGERCMALSVVLAVGDKTADDLCARLEKQIAALRVGPGLDQSPENEMGPLISSAHRSKVLGYIDSGEAQGAKLRVDGRGFSVKGHEQGYFVGPTLFDNVTPEMTIYKEEIFGPVLSVVRVADYASAVDLINRHEYGNGSAIFTRDGGCARRFCEEVQAGMVGVNVPIPVPMAFHSFGGWKRSIFGALNVHGSDGVRFYTRMKTITARWPEMQQETGAAFSMPTLG
- the iolG gene encoding inositol 2-dehydrogenase, which produces MFNIALLGAGRIGQVHAANIASHGATTLWSVVDPNQEFATRLAAQYQARQQSLNEAMTDPNVHAVLIASATDTHADLIEMAARHGKAIFCEKPVHLDLARVRDCLKVVKEYDVPLFIGFNRRFDPQFRRVKTEAQAGRIGKPESLLIISRDPSPPPAEYVRVSGGMFRDMTIHDFDMARFIMGEEPVSVYAQGSNLVDPAIGEAGDIDTAFIVLKYASGAMATIVNSRRSSYGYDQRLELHGSEGLLCAGNILENQVQHYGKQGCTSALPEHFFLQRYKSAYAAEWEHFVAVLRGEAVPDCSGDDGERALYLADKALESLRSQREIVL